In Mercenaria mercenaria strain notata chromosome 15, MADL_Memer_1, whole genome shotgun sequence, a single genomic region encodes these proteins:
- the LOC123547367 gene encoding eEF1A lysine and N-terminal methyltransferase-like: MNLLPKDHSEFVKPEYWEQFFKKRGAKAFEWYGEYPELCGVLHKYIKPQDNILVVGCGNSQLSADLYDVGYHRIVNVDISDTVIRQMQDKNEQQRPDMEFLKMDVLNMEFSDGEFTVALDKGTLDALMVDSSEKVVSDVEQMFNEIDRVLKLMGRYICISLLQEHILDKVIHFFSEKGWAVRIHRIHTEESGNSDREFHMPVFAMIFTKFKKNPKLQQILEVCSKEDKNERLGSVEEVVGLVKEMQYYAVIRQRISKRKVTEEQLSLSLYTDMAATPRYTLTIVDSTDKMANKFAIFIVPQGRETEWMFSTSAGRVQLSSSAGFERLVVVTLHRNHTYTDLNAIQSELSTKVMELSPPSFKTGTKVYVYSSWYRMLPVIHRLYRCG; encoded by the exons ATGAATTTGTTACCGAAGGATCACAGTGAGTTTGTGAAGCCAGAGTACTGGGAGCAGTTCTTCAAGAAGAGAGGGGCAAAAGCTTTTGAATG GTATGGAGAGTACCCAGAATTGTGCGGAGTACTCCACAAGTACATCAAGCCACAGGACAATATCCTGGTAGTTGGCTGTGGTAACTCTCAGCTCAGTGCAGACCTATATGATGTTGGCTATCACCGGATAGTAAACGTAGATATCAGTGATACTGTCATCAGACAGATGCAAGACAAAAATGAACAACAGAGACCTGATATGGAGTTTCTGAAAATGGATGTCTTAAAT ATGGAGTTTTCTGATGGAGAGTTTACTGTAGCACTAGATAAAGGTACTCTTGATGCATTAATGGTGGATAGCTCAGAGAAAGTGGTCAGTGATGTGGAACAGATGTTTAACGAGATAGACAGGGTACTTAAGCTGATGGGACGATACATTTGTATATCTCTGCTACAAGAACATATCCTTGATAAAGTTATCCACTTCTTTTCAGAAAA GGGCTGGGCAGTGAGAATACATCGTATACATACAGAAGAATCGGGAAACTCAGACAGAGAGTTCCACATGCCAGTGTTTGCAATGATATTTACCAAGTTTAAGAAAAATCCAAAATTACAACAG ATACTGGAGGTGTGTTCTAAagaagataagaatgaaagaTTAGGCAGTGTAGAGGAAGTTGTTGGTCTTGTCAAGGAAATGCAATACTATGCTGTTATACGACAGAGAATCTCAAAAAG aAAAGTAACAGAAGAGCAGTTGTCCCTGTCCCTGTACACGGATATGGCTGCCACTCCCAGATATACTCTCACTATTGTAGACTCCACCGACAAAATGGCCAACAAATTTGCTATCTTCATAGTACCACAAGGAAG AGAGACCGAGTGGATGTTCTCTACCAGTGCTGGTCGTGTTCAGCTGTCATCTAGTGCTGGGTTTGAGCGTCTGGTTGTGGTTACCTTACATCGTAATCATACATACACCGATCTGAACGCCATACAGTCTGAACTGTCTACCAAGGTGATGGAATTATCGCCACCTAGCTTCAAAACTGGAACAaaggtatatgtatatagttCTTGGTATCGGATGTTACCTGTCATTCATAGATTATATAGATGTGGCTAA